Proteins from one Rosa chinensis cultivar Old Blush chromosome 7, RchiOBHm-V2, whole genome shotgun sequence genomic window:
- the LOC112179554 gene encoding (-)-isopiperitenol/(-)-carveol dehydrogenase, mitochondrial gives MTQPTPVPLQKLHGKVAIVTGAASGIGAVTARHFADHGALAVVIADVQDAKGREVAASIGSHRCTYVHCDVTNEDQVKSLVEFTVNHYGSLDVMYSNAGITSTTAQTVLELDLSGYDRVMAVNARGMAACVKHAAGAMVEKGVKGSIVCTASFVADCGTESLTDYTMSKHAVLGLVRSASVQLAPRGVRVNCVSPGMVATQLMCDILKISAEELRETMAAVYSGRDEPLTEKHVADAVVFLACEDSAFVTGHNLVVDGGLGTKSIAVLKQ, from the coding sequence ATGACACAGCCCACACCTGTACCGCTGCAGAAGCTCCACGGCAAGGTGGCCATAGTCACCGGCGCCGCAAGCGGTATCGGAGCAGTCACGGCGCGTCACTTTGCAGACCACGGCGCTCTCGCAGTCGTGATCGCTGACGTCCAAGACGCCAAGGGCCGAGAAGTGGCTGCATCCATCGGCTCCCACCGCTGCACCTACGTCCACTGTGACGTCACCAACGAGGATCAGGTCAAGTCCCTGGTCGAGTTCACGGTCAACCACTACGGCAGCCTCGACGTCATGTACAGCAACGCTGGGATAACCAGCACGACGGCGCAGACTGTGCTGGAGCTCGACCTGTCCGGGTACGACAGGGTGATGGCGGTGAACGCGCGCGGGATGGCGGCGTGTGTGAAGCATGCGGCGGGTGCGATGGTGGAGAAGGGGGTGAAGGGGAGCATAGTGTGCACGGCGAGCTTCGTGGCGGACTGCGGGACGGAGAGCTTGACGGACTACACGATGTCCAAGCACGCGGTGTTGGGGCTGGTGAGGTCGGCGAGCGTGCAGCTGGCGCCGCGTGGTGTGCGCGTGAACTGTGTGTCGCCGGGTATGGTGGCGACGCAGCTGATGTGCGACATATTGAAGATTAGTGCGGAAGAGCTGCGGGAGACGATGGCGGCTGTTTATTCGGGAAGGGATGAACCGCTGACGGAGAAGCACGTGGCGGATGCGGTGGTGTTTTTGGCTTGTGAGGACTCGGCGTTCGTCACCGGCCATAATTTGGTGGTTGATGGTGGACTCGGCACCAAGTCCATAGCTGTATTGAAACAATGA